The nucleotide window GCGCGTCTGCTTGCCGCCCGGCTCGCGGTAGCGGATGGCCGCCCGACGAGCCTGGTAGTCGCCGGCCCAGGACACCGACGACACCTCCTTGTACTTGCCGGTGCTCGGCATCCACACCTCGATGTCGAGGGTCTTCTTCATCGAGGCGCTGGCGTCGCCGGCCGAGAGCAGCGTGCGCTGGTAGTGCAGACCCAGCCCCTCGACCAGGCCCTCGGCGTGGGCGAGCATCTCCTCCAGCGCCGCGTCGGCCTGCTCCGGCAGGGTGAACTGGAAGATCTCCACCTTGTTGAACTGGTGCCCCCGCACCGTGCCGCGCTCGTCCGAGTGCGAACCGGCCGACTCGCGGCGGTAGCACGGGGTGTACGCGAACGCCTTCAGCGGCAGCTTCGGGGTCTCCAGGATCTCGTCCTGGTACGCGCCGAGGATCGCCGTCTCCGACGTGGGCAGCAGGAACTGCCCGCGCGGCGCGGACGCCGAGTCCAGGTGGTAGACGTCGTCGTAGAACTTGGGGAACTGCCCGGCGGCGAAGCCGGCCGAGTCCAGTAGCAGGTGCGGCGGGAGCAGGAACTCGTAGCCGGCCTTGATGTGCTGGTCGATGAAGTAGTTGAGCAGCGCCCACTCCAGCCGCGCGCCGACACCCGTGTAGATCCAGAAGCCGGACCCACCGAGCTTGACGCCCCGCTCGTAGTCGACAAGGCCCAGCGCGCGGCTCAGCTCCACGTGGTCGCGGACCTTCTCGATCACCGGAGGCTCGCCGAAGGTCTTCACGACCCGGTTGGCTTCCTTGCCGCCGGCCACGACGTCGTCGCTGGGCAGGTTGGGCAGCTCACTCATCGCGTCGCGCAGCCGGGCCTGCACCTCGTCGAGCTGGGACTCCAGCTCGGCGAGCTGCTTACGCTCCGCGTCCGGCGCGGCGGCCTTCGGTTCCTCGCCGGCCCGCTTCGCCTGCGCGTACGCCCGGGCCTCGGCCTTACGGCGCTGCCGCTCGGCGTCGATCTCCGTGATCAGGGCGCGGCGTTCCTGGTCGAGCCGCTGGATCTCGTCCAGGGCACGGGTGACCTCGGCGGGATCCAGACGCTTCGCCAGCGCGGTTGCCACCGCCTCGCGATCCTTCCGGATCAACTCCATGTCGAGCATGCTGCTCCGTACGCCTCCGTCCGGGGTCACAGGTGAACCACCAGATGCTACCGTCGCGGGCTTTTCGTCAGGGGACGGGGAGTGCTGGCCGTCGGCTCAGAGCCGGATCGGCATGAGCACCGAGTAGGTGTCCGCGTCGTCCGGCCGGCGTACGGCCAGCGGGGCGATCGGCCCGTCCAGCTCCAACACCAGTTGCGGCGCGCCGGCCGCGTTCAGCGCGTCCAGCAGGTAGCCACCGTCCACCCCGACCCGCAGCGCGTCGGTGCCCAGGTCGGCGGCGGGGAGCAGGCGCAGCTCACCCTGGTCGTCGACGCCGAGCACGGTGACCGCCCGGGTCGTGCCGTCGTGGTCGCAGGCGACAGTGGGGGCCGCCGGGTCGGCCAGCGCGGCGCGCAGCGTCGCCACGTCCACCGGGATCCGGCGCGCGGTCGGCCGCTCACCGACGGACTTACGCAGCAGCCGGTGGTAGTCCGGGAAGTCGTACGGGAGGGCGGTGCCGGTCACCGTGCGGTCGGCCGCCCGCACCCGCAGGTCCGCGCCCGCCACGGTCAGCCGGATCGGCCACGTGTCGGCGGTGTCGAGCAGTGGCCGGAGCTGGTCGACGAGGGCCACCGGCACGAACACCCGCACCGGCGGTCCGTCGACGTCGGCCTGGGCCCGTGCCAGCGCGAGCCGGTACCTGTCGGTGGCGACGAGCCGGACGCCATCGGGCTCCACGTCGAACAGCACGCCGGCGAGCATCGGCAGCTCCCTGTCGACGCCGACGGCGAAGCGCACCGCGTCGAGCGCGGCGGCCAGGGCGGCGGGGGCGATCAGGAGCGTGGTGGCGGTCGGCGGGGTCGGGTCCACCAGGGCCCGCAGCCGGTCGACCTCGCGGCGGGCGTCGCTGAGCCCGTCGGCCAGCCGGCGCAGGTGCGCGTCGAGCAGCTGGTGCACCACTGCCGGCTCGGCGCGCACCGCGGCGGCGATCTCCGGCACCGGCATGCCGATCCGGCGCAGCCCGGCCACCAGCCGGGCCGGAGCGATCTGCCCCTCCGTGTACCAGCGGTAACCGGTCACCGGGTCGACCAGGGTCGGCTCCAGCACCCCCGCCGAGTCGTAGAAGCGCAGTGCGCTGACGGTCAGGCCGCTGGCCCGGGCCAGCTCGCCGATGCTGTGCAGGTCGTTCACGCTGGGCATCCTGCCCCCTCGACCCGGTCGAGGGTCAAGCCGAACGCTCAAGCACCCGGAAGGTGAGGCCGGCCCGGACGAGCCGGTCGAGCAACGCGTCACCCATCGCGGCGACCGGGGTGAGTTGGCCGGCGGTCGGCGGCAGCTCGTCGAGCGCCAGGCACAGCGCCGACTCGCCGAGCATCTTCGCCGTCTCGTCGTAGCCGGGGTCACCGCCGGCGACCTCGGTGACCACCCGCTGCCCGCCGCCGGTGCCGACGAACCGGACCCGGAACCAGGACGACGCCCGCTGCTGCGCGGTGGGCCCCTGCCCGGACGCGAGCCGGCCGAGCAGCCAGCGTCGGCTGGGTGGCAGCTTCACCAGCCCGATCAGCGCGCCGAGCCCGGCAGCGCCGGCCAGCACGGTGGGCAGCCGCTTCACCGCTGCGAAGTGCCGGTAGCGGAAGTCCGGGCCGTACTCCGGGCGGGCCGCGGCCGAGCGGCGGACCACCTGCGGGTCGATTGTCGGCAACGGCACGGTCCAGATGCCCAGCTCCGCCGAGCGGGCGAGCCGGCCGGGCACCGCCCGGACCCGACGGTCGGTGGGACGCGGCTCGACCGCCCGGCGGTCCCGGGCGGCCTGGCTGGCCTGCCCGGTACGGGAGAACGCGGTGAGCGCCGAGTGGTAGGTGCCGGCGGAGAACCGGCCGCCGGCACGCACGTACCCGTCCACGGTGATCGGAACGTCGGCGGGCAGCTGCTTGACGGTGAACCAGGCGCCCAGGTCGTGCGGGATGGAGTCGAAGCCGCAGGCGTGCACCAGCCGCGCGCCGGTGCGTGTCGCCTCGGCGTGGTGACGCACGTACATGAGGTCGACGAACTCCGACTCGCCGGTGATGTCCAGGTAGTGGGTTCCGGCCCGGGCGCAGGCCGCGACCAGCGGCTCCCCGTGGTGGACGTACGGGCCGACCGTGCTGGCCACCACCCGGGCGCTCTCGGCCACCGCCCGCAGCGAGTCGGCGTCGGTCACGTCGGCGGTGAGCAGCGGCAGGTCGGCCAGTTCCCTGTCGATCGCCGCGAGCCGGTCCCGTACGGCGGCGAGGCGCTGCGGGTTGCGCCCGGCCAGCGCCCAGCGCAGCCCGGCCGGCGCGTGCCGGGCCAGGTACTCGGCGGTCAGGCCGCCGGTGAACCCGGTCGCTCCGAACAGCACCACGTCGTACGTTCGCTCGCCAGTCATCCTCGGAGTCTGCCATTCGTGCTCGCCGATCAGCGATCACGAATGGGCGGTCACGGGGTGAACACGGCGCGTACGCAACCGTCGGCCCGGTCCCGGAACAGCGCATACCCCTCGGGGCCCTGCGCCAACGGCAGCCGGTGGGTGGCCAGGTGTTCGGTCCGCAACTCGTCGCTGGCCATCCGGTCCAGCAGCATCGGCACGTCCCGCAGATTCGGCCGAGCAGCGCAACGCAGCGTGAGCCGTCGCTCGGTCACCGCACCCAACGGGAACGCGTCGACGAACCCGCCCGTTCCGCCGAGCACCACCACCACGCCGCTCTTGCGACAGGCGTGCACGGCCTCGCGCAGCGCGTCCGGTCGGTCGGTGTGCTGGCCACCGAACCTGTCGGCCAGAGAGCGGGACGGCGGCGCGCCGACCGCCACCACGCACACGTCCGGCCCGCGCCCACCGCTGCGGTCGCGCAGCTCGGCCGCGACGTCGGTGCGACGGTAGTCCAGCGGCTCGGCGTCGAAGTGCCGCTCGGCCATCCGCAACCGATCCTCGTGCTGGTCCACGACCAGCACCCGGGCCGCGCCGCGCAGCACCGCCGCCCGGGCGGTCAACTGGCCCACCGCCCCGGCGCCCCAGATCGCCACCACGTCGCCGGGGCGCACCGCACCCAACTCGGTGGCGAGCCACCCGGTCGGCGCCGCGTCCGCGGCGAACACCGCCCGGTCGTCGTCGACGGCGTCCGGCACCCGGAACGCGCTCACGTCGGCGTACGGCACCCGCACGTACTCGGCGTGGCCGCCCGCGAAGCCGCCCGCCGCCCGGGGCCGGCCGAAGCAGCCGGCGTCCGTTGAGGCCCGGTCGGGGTCGGCGCTGGCCAGGTCGGCATGGGCGTTGTCGCAGCAGGAGTGCAGGCCCTGGCGGCAGTACCAGCAGCCGCCGCAGGCCACGCTCGCGCCGACGACCACCCGGTCGCCGACGCGGTGTCGGCGGACCCCGGGGCCCACCTCGACCACCTCGCCCAGGAACTCCGCGCCGAGCACGTCGCCGGCCCGCAGCAGCGGGTGTCGGCCGGCCAGCAGCGGCAGGTCACCGCCACTGGTGGCGCTGCGCCGGACCCGGACGATGACGTCACGTTCGTTGCGTAGCTCGGGGTCGGGCACCTCGCGTACGCCCAGCTCACCGGCGGCCAACCAGCACAGCGCCCTCACCCGCGGACCTCGGGGCGGTCCAGCGCGCAGCGGTCCGCGCGCAGCACCTCACCGGCCTCCACCCGTTGCTTGAGCTGGCGCAGCATCCGGCGGACCAGCAGCCCCGGGTCGTCGCCGACCAGGTGCGCGGCCAGCCCGGTGGGCGGGGTGACGCCGGCCACCGGCCGGGCGGCCAGCTCGGTGCCGCGGTCGCCGGGCGCCGGCCGCACCCGCACCTCGACCGCCCCGTCCAGGCGGCGCAGCGGCTCCGGCCAGCGGCCGTCGGGAAGCACCTGCTCCGGCGGCCGGTCGACGGTCACCACCTCCCACCGGGCCGGCGCGACGACGTCGCCGTCCGCGCCGGGCCGGCCACCCCGACGGGGTACGCGCAACAACCGCGCCGCCCCGGCCAGCGCCGCGCCGCCGAGGGTGGGCCCCGCCCGCGCCAGCCGTCCCATCGGTACCACCCGTCCTCCCGGTTCACGTCCCTCGATCGTTCGTCGCGGCCGGGTGAAGCGCGCTCGCCCGGAAGGGGTGAACCGGCCCGGGTCGGGTAACCGCTCGCCGACCGGGGGCGGAGCGCGTGGTGGGGGTGGGGCTGGGTGCCGGAACAGGATCGCGTACGGGTCGAGCCGGCACCGGGGCCAGCGCTGCTGGCGTCCCGGCTGACGCCGGCCGTGCCGCCGGAGCCGGTGGTGGCCCGGCCCCGCCTGCTGCGACGCTTGGACGAGGGCAGTGCGGGACCGGTCACCCTGGTGGCCGCCCCCGCCGGCTGGGGCAAGACCACCCTGCTCGCCTCCTGGGTGCGGCTGGGCGGCGCCCCGCCCGACGTCGAACCGGGCGCGACCGTGCCCGACTCCGGCGACCTGTCGGTTTCGTCAGCTGACCGCCCGGTCTCGGCCTGGATGTCGGTGGAGGCCGGCGACGACTCCGACCGGCTCTGGGCGTACCTCGCCGCGGCGCTGCGATCGGCGACCGGGTCGGCGGAGAGCGGGCCGGTGCCCGACCGGCCGCCGCGCCCCGACCAACTGGAGGCGCTGGCCGCCACGCTCGCCGCCGCCGACCGGCCGGTGCTGCTGATCCTGGACGACCTGCACCGGGTCGCCGACCCGGCGGCCCTGACCGGCCTGGAGTTCCTGCTGCGGCACGCCGGGCGACGGCTCCGCCTGGTGATCGGCGCGCGAGCCGGACTGCACCTGCCACTGCACCGCCTCCGCCTCGCCGGCGAGTTGACCGAGATCGGCCCGGACGAGCTGGCGTTCACCGACGACGAGGTGGCCGACCTGCTCACCGCCCACGCCGCCGCGCTGCCGGCGACCGCTGTGCACCGGCTGCGTGAGCGCACCGGC belongs to Micromonospora ureilytica and includes:
- a CDS encoding DNA polymerase III subunit beta family protein encodes the protein MPSVNDLHSIGELARASGLTVSALRFYDSAGVLEPTLVDPVTGYRWYTEGQIAPARLVAGLRRIGMPVPEIAAAVRAEPAVVHQLLDAHLRRLADGLSDARREVDRLRALVDPTPPTATTLLIAPAALAAALDAVRFAVGVDRELPMLAGVLFDVEPDGVRLVATDRYRLALARAQADVDGPPVRVFVPVALVDQLRPLLDTADTWPIRLTVAGADLRVRAADRTVTGTALPYDFPDYHRLLRKSVGERPTARRIPVDVATLRAALADPAAPTVACDHDGTTRAVTVLGVDDQGELRLLPAADLGTDALRVGVDGGYLLDALNAAGAPQLVLELDGPIAPLAVRRPDDADTYSVLMPIRL
- a CDS encoding alcohol dehydrogenase catalytic domain-containing protein; the encoded protein is MRALCWLAAGELGVREVPDPELRNERDVIVRVRRSATSGGDLPLLAGRHPLLRAGDVLGAEFLGEVVEVGPGVRRHRVGDRVVVGASVACGGCWYCRQGLHSCCDNAHADLASADPDRASTDAGCFGRPRAAGGFAGGHAEYVRVPYADVSAFRVPDAVDDDRAVFAADAAPTGWLATELGAVRPGDVVAIWGAGAVGQLTARAAVLRGAARVLVVDQHEDRLRMAERHFDAEPLDYRRTDVAAELRDRSGGRGPDVCVVAVGAPPSRSLADRFGGQHTDRPDALREAVHACRKSGVVVVLGGTGGFVDAFPLGAVTERRLTLRCAARPNLRDVPMLLDRMASDELRTEHLATHRLPLAQGPEGYALFRDRADGCVRAVFTP
- a CDS encoding saccharopine dehydrogenase family protein, encoding MTGERTYDVVLFGATGFTGGLTAEYLARHAPAGLRWALAGRNPQRLAAVRDRLAAIDRELADLPLLTADVTDADSLRAVAESARVVASTVGPYVHHGEPLVAACARAGTHYLDITGESEFVDLMYVRHHAEATRTGARLVHACGFDSIPHDLGAWFTVKQLPADVPITVDGYVRAGGRFSAGTYHSALTAFSRTGQASQAARDRRAVEPRPTDRRVRAVPGRLARSAELGIWTVPLPTIDPQVVRRSAAARPEYGPDFRYRHFAAVKRLPTVLAGAAGLGALIGLVKLPPSRRWLLGRLASGQGPTAQQRASSWFRVRFVGTGGGQRVVTEVAGGDPGYDETAKMLGESALCLALDELPPTAGQLTPVAAMGDALLDRLVRAGLTFRVLERSA
- the serS gene encoding serine--tRNA ligase → MLDMELIRKDREAVATALAKRLDPAEVTRALDEIQRLDQERRALITEIDAERQRRKAEARAYAQAKRAGEEPKAAAPDAERKQLAELESQLDEVQARLRDAMSELPNLPSDDVVAGGKEANRVVKTFGEPPVIEKVRDHVELSRALGLVDYERGVKLGGSGFWIYTGVGARLEWALLNYFIDQHIKAGYEFLLPPHLLLDSAGFAAGQFPKFYDDVYHLDSASAPRGQFLLPTSETAILGAYQDEILETPKLPLKAFAYTPCYRRESAGSHSDERGTVRGHQFNKVEIFQFTLPEQADAALEEMLAHAEGLVEGLGLHYQRTLLSAGDASASMKKTLDIEVWMPSTGKYKEVSSVSWAGDYQARRAAIRYREPGGKQTRFVHTLNGSALATSRLFPAILEQYQQADGSVLIPKVLQDRLGTDRLSPR